A genomic window from Leptolyngbya sp. BL0902 includes:
- a CDS encoding ISAs1 family transposase, translated as MAPTDRLLNHFESLEDPRTPYLIEHRLLDIIGLTICAVVCGAESWVEVEAYGQSKAAWLKTFLALPSGIPSHDTISRLFAQLDPDQLQGCFLSWVKSVSALSEGSVVAIDGKTVRQSYDRGRGKGAIHMVSAWAAENRLVLGQVAVDEKSNEITAIPALLKVLALRGCIVTLDAMGTQKAIAQQIIEQEGDYILSLKGNQPGLYEDVQQIFDHARQQGFKAMPHEAYETIEKGHGRIEIRRHWLLGEVEHLVDADQWLGLKRVGLIESERRLPGQAPTITQRYYLTSLDGGVERFAQATRSHWGIENSLHWCLDVAFHEDDCRIRTGYAPQNMVVLRHLALNLLTQESSAKVGKKAKRLKAGWDNDYLFKVLTLTK; from the coding sequence ATGGCCCCCACGGATAGGCTGCTGAATCATTTTGAGTCGTTAGAGGATCCGCGTACTCCGTACCTGATTGAGCACCGCTTGTTAGACATCATCGGGTTAACGATCTGTGCGGTGGTCTGTGGGGCGGAGAGTTGGGTGGAGGTGGAAGCCTACGGGCAAAGCAAAGCGGCGTGGCTGAAGACCTTTCTGGCGCTGCCAAGCGGAATTCCGTCCCACGACACGATTAGCCGTCTGTTTGCTCAACTTGACCCCGACCAATTGCAGGGGTGTTTTCTGAGTTGGGTGAAATCGGTATCGGCGCTGAGTGAGGGCAGTGTGGTGGCCATTGACGGCAAAACGGTGCGGCAGTCCTATGACCGAGGTCGAGGGAAGGGGGCCATCCATATGGTGAGCGCCTGGGCGGCGGAGAATCGCTTGGTGCTTGGGCAAGTGGCCGTGGATGAGAAATCGAATGAAATCACGGCCATTCCAGCCTTACTGAAGGTGCTGGCCTTGAGAGGATGCATCGTCACCCTAGATGCCATGGGGACTCAGAAGGCCATTGCCCAGCAGATTATTGAGCAGGAAGGGGACTACATCCTCAGCCTCAAGGGCAATCAGCCCGGCCTTTACGAGGATGTGCAGCAGATCTTTGACCATGCCCGACAGCAGGGCTTCAAGGCCATGCCCCACGAAGCCTATGAAACGATTGAGAAAGGCCATGGTCGCATTGAAATCCGCCGTCATTGGCTCCTGGGGGAGGTGGAGCATCTCGTCGATGCCGACCAGTGGCTCGGCTTAAAGCGGGTGGGCTTGATTGAATCGGAGCGTCGTCTTCCTGGGCAGGCTCCCACGATCACCCAACGCTACTATCTCACCAGCCTTGACGGCGGAGTAGAGCGCTTTGCCCAGGCCACCCGCAGCCACTGGGGCATTGAAAATAGCCTCCACTGGTGCCTTGATGTCGCTTTCCATGAGGATGACTGTCGCATTCGCACGGGCTACGCCCCCCAAAATATGGTCGTCTTGCGACACTTGGCCCTCAACCTTCTCACGCAGGAATCCTCCGCCAAGGTTGGCAAAAAAGCCAAACGACTCAAGGCCGGATGGGATAACGACTATCTCTTCAAGGTGCTGACGCTCACAAAATGA
- the petG gene encoding cytochrome b6-f complex subunit V — protein sequence MVEPLLSGIVLGLIPVTLAGLFVAAYLQYRRGNQFDL from the coding sequence GTGGTTGAGCCGTTGCTAAGTGGCATTGTTCTAGGGCTAATTCCGGTAACGCTGGCGGGGCTGTTTGTGGCCGCCTACCTGCAATACCGTCGGGGCAATCAGTTTGACCTGTAG
- a CDS encoding FGGY-family carbohydrate kinase, producing MPFVYLRWGMKMVLALGIDFGTSGVRAAMVERRQEVWAYRTNYGDPPPSYTAWRQALFAVLDALPSALSPYIERIALDGTSGTVLLCDGQGQPLAPALMYHDGRGKTELAQGKSLVPAHSPAYSATSSLAKLLWWQAHLPSELWQQGRYFLHQADWLSAHLHGRWGLSDYHNSLKLGYDPGRLAYPDAMLRQPWAFLLPKVLEPGQVAGYVTADIAQRFGLSPQCEIVAGTTDSIAAFLASGASEVGDGVTSLGSTLAIKLLSAHRVEASEYGIYSHRLGDYWLAGGASNTGGAVLKQFFDADTLTRLSQHIDPAAPMDLDYYPLLQPGERFPINDPHLAPRLTPRPADDVAFLHGLLLGIARIEQRSYDLLVQQGSSPLKRIYTAGGGAKNPTWAEIRQGLLQVPIKIATSTEAAVGTAYLAQGGINRFSADPLTGAYRSN from the coding sequence ATGCCTTTTGTATATCTGCGGTGGGGTATGAAGATGGTGTTGGCCCTTGGTATTGACTTTGGCACCTCCGGGGTGAGAGCGGCGATGGTGGAGCGGCGGCAGGAGGTCTGGGCCTACCGCACCAACTATGGGGATCCACCGCCGTCCTACACCGCGTGGAGACAAGCCCTTTTTGCCGTCCTAGATGCCCTGCCCTCGGCCCTCAGCCCCTACATTGAGCGGATTGCCCTAGATGGCACCTCCGGCACAGTGCTGCTGTGCGATGGTCAAGGACAGCCCCTTGCCCCAGCCCTGATGTACCACGATGGCCGAGGCAAAACGGAATTGGCCCAGGGGAAAAGCCTCGTCCCCGCCCATAGCCCAGCCTATAGCGCCACGTCTAGCTTAGCCAAACTACTGTGGTGGCAGGCACACCTACCGTCTGAACTGTGGCAGCAAGGGCGATATTTTCTGCACCAAGCCGACTGGCTCAGCGCCCATCTCCACGGACGTTGGGGTCTCAGCGATTATCACAACAGCCTGAAACTGGGCTACGATCCGGGCCGCTTGGCTTACCCCGATGCCATGCTTAGACAACCCTGGGCCTTCCTACTGCCAAAGGTCTTAGAACCAGGCCAGGTCGCTGGATACGTCACAGCGGATATCGCACAACGGTTTGGCCTGTCGCCCCAGTGCGAGATCGTGGCGGGCACCACCGACAGTATCGCCGCCTTTTTGGCCAGTGGGGCCAGCGAAGTCGGGGATGGCGTCACCTCCCTGGGGTCAACCCTGGCGATTAAACTCCTCAGCGCCCACAGGGTAGAGGCTAGCGAATACGGGATCTACAGCCATCGCCTAGGAGACTACTGGCTAGCGGGGGGCGCTTCTAATACAGGTGGTGCTGTGCTAAAGCAGTTTTTTGATGCCGACACCCTCACCCGCCTCAGTCAACACATCGACCCCGCTGCGCCGATGGATCTGGACTACTACCCCCTGCTCCAGCCAGGGGAACGCTTTCCTATCAACGATCCCCACCTTGCCCCCCGGCTCACCCCTCGTCCTGCCGATGACGTCGCCTTTCTCCATGGGCTACTACTGGGCATCGCCCGCATCGAACAGCGGAGCTATGATCTCCTTGTCCAGCAGGGGTCGTCCCCCCTGAAGCGCATCTACACCGCTGGAGGTGGGGCCAAAAATCCAACATGGGCCGAGATCCGCCAGGGTCTCCTACAAGTGCCCATAAAAATAGCCACCTCGACCGAGGCGGCTGTGGGGACGGCCTATCTGGCCCAAGGGGGGATCAACCGATTCAGCGCTGACCCGTTAACTGGAGCCTACAGGTCAAACTGA
- the apcB gene encoding allophycocyanin subunit beta encodes MRDAVTTLIKTYDDTGRYLDRDALSSIKSYFDSGLDRIKAAAVISANASEIVKAAGSTLFAQVPELIRPGGNAYTTRRYAACLRDMDYYLRYGSYALVAGDSDLLDERVLAGLRETYNSLGVPIGPTVIGIQIMKDIIKAKVAEAGVANPSVVEAPFDYMCRELSELSV; translated from the coding sequence ATGCGGGATGCCGTGACGACGCTGATCAAAACCTACGACGACACCGGGCGCTACCTCGACCGGGATGCCCTTAGCTCCATTAAGTCCTACTTTGACAGCGGCCTTGACCGGATTAAAGCGGCAGCCGTGATCAGCGCCAACGCCTCGGAAATTGTGAAGGCCGCTGGTTCGACCCTGTTTGCCCAGGTGCCCGAACTGATCCGCCCCGGTGGCAATGCCTACACCACCCGTCGCTATGCTGCCTGTCTGCGCGATATGGATTACTACCTGCGCTACGGCAGCTATGCCCTAGTGGCTGGCGACTCTGACCTGCTGGATGAGCGGGTGCTGGCGGGCCTGCGGGAAACCTACAACTCCCTGGGCGTGCCCATTGGCCCCACCGTCATCGGCATCCAAATCATGAAAGATATCATCAAAGCCAAGGTAGCCGAAGCTGGGGTAGCCAATCCCTCCGTCGTGGAAGCTCCCTTTGACTACATGTGCCGCGAACTGAGCGAACTCAGCGTCTAG
- the glnA gene encoding type I glutamate--ammonia ligase, whose protein sequence is MATPADILKKIEDEGIELIDLKFIDMPGIWQHLTVHKSQIDESSFSDGVAFDGSSIRGWKAINESDMMMVPDPDTAWIDPFMSHKTLSMICTIKEPRTGELYSRCPRAIATKAIEYMKSTGIGDTAFFGPEAEFFIFDDVRFDQNEHSAYYYVDSVEGRWNTGREEKDALGVSRNLGYKPRYKEGYFPVAPTDTSQDMRSEMLLTMAELGVPIEKHHHEVATGGQCELGIRFGKLVEAADWLMIYKYCIKNVAKKYGKTVTFMPKPLFNDNGSGMHTHQSIWGNGQPLFAGDRYAGLSQMALWYIGGILKHAPALLALTNPTTNSYKRLVPGFEAPVNLAYSQGNRSASVRIPLSGDNPKAKRLEFRCPDATSNPYLAFAAMLCAGIDGIKNQIDPGDPLDVDIYDLSPEELAKIPSTPGSLLDALKALEADHEFLTSTGVFTEDFISNWIEYKLDNEVNPMRLRPHPYELALYYDC, encoded by the coding sequence ATGGCAACCCCAGCAGACATCCTAAAGAAAATTGAGGATGAAGGGATTGAATTAATCGATCTGAAATTCATCGACATGCCAGGGATTTGGCAGCACCTTACCGTGCACAAGAGCCAGATTGACGAAAGCAGCTTTAGCGATGGCGTGGCATTCGATGGTTCCAGCATCCGAGGCTGGAAGGCCATTAACGAATCCGACATGATGATGGTGCCCGATCCTGACACCGCCTGGATCGATCCCTTCATGTCTCACAAAACCCTGAGCATGATCTGTACGATCAAAGAGCCTCGGACGGGGGAACTGTATTCCCGCTGCCCCCGCGCCATTGCTACCAAGGCCATCGAATACATGAAGTCTACGGGCATCGGCGACACCGCCTTCTTTGGCCCCGAAGCAGAATTCTTCATCTTCGATGACGTGCGCTTCGACCAAAACGAGCACTCCGCCTACTACTACGTGGACAGCGTAGAAGGCCGTTGGAACACGGGTCGAGAAGAGAAAGACGCCCTAGGTGTGAGCCGTAACCTCGGCTATAAGCCCCGCTACAAAGAGGGCTACTTCCCCGTCGCTCCCACCGATACCTCCCAGGACATGCGGAGCGAAATGCTGCTGACCATGGCCGAGCTGGGGGTGCCCATCGAGAAGCACCACCACGAAGTGGCCACGGGCGGTCAGTGCGAGCTAGGTATCCGCTTCGGCAAGCTGGTGGAAGCCGCCGACTGGCTGATGATCTATAAGTACTGCATCAAGAACGTGGCCAAGAAGTACGGGAAAACCGTTACCTTCATGCCCAAGCCCCTGTTTAACGACAACGGCTCCGGGATGCACACCCACCAGTCCATCTGGGGCAACGGCCAACCCCTGTTCGCTGGGGATCGCTATGCTGGCCTGAGCCAGATGGCCCTGTGGTACATCGGCGGCATCCTCAAGCACGCCCCCGCCCTGCTGGCCCTGACCAACCCCACCACCAACTCCTACAAGCGGCTGGTGCCCGGTTTCGAGGCTCCGGTGAACCTGGCCTACTCCCAGGGCAACCGCTCCGCTTCCGTGCGGATTCCCCTCTCCGGCGACAACCCCAAGGCCAAGCGCCTAGAGTTCCGCTGCCCCGATGCCACCTCTAACCCCTACCTGGCCTTCGCCGCCATGCTCTGCGCAGGTATCGACGGCATCAAGAACCAGATTGATCCCGGCGATCCTCTGGATGTGGACATCTACGACCTCAGCCCTGAGGAACTGGCCAAGATTCCGTCCACCCCCGGCTCTCTGCTGGATGCCCTGAAGGCTCTGGAAGCGGATCACGAGTTCCTCACCAGCACGGGGGTCTTCACCGAAGACTTCATCAGCAACTGGATCGAGTACAAGCTCGACAACGAAGTCAACCCCATGCGCCTGCGTCCCCACCCCTACGAACTAGCCCTCTACTACGATTGCTAG
- a CDS encoding ParA family protein: protein MAKAKSPKRTIILVVLNGKGGVGKTTTAVNLAAIYAETQSVLLVDADPQGSALWWTGRSPTALNFEVIQANDPAHLSDLPNLGRHDLVIVDTPPALNSAALAAVIPVANYVLLPTPPAPMDLAALITTVSEAVAPRGVAHRVLLTKVDSRSLAEALEAQNTLLELNIPACNAFIRTYKAHERAALEGIPVVQWRGKNAQEARSDYHRVAEEIQRDWK, encoded by the coding sequence TTGGCCAAGGCCAAATCCCCAAAACGTACGATTATTCTGGTCGTTTTGAACGGCAAAGGCGGTGTCGGCAAAACGACCACAGCGGTGAATTTAGCCGCCATTTACGCCGAAACCCAGTCGGTACTGCTGGTGGATGCCGATCCCCAGGGGTCTGCCCTGTGGTGGACGGGCCGCAGCCCCACGGCGCTGAATTTTGAGGTTATTCAAGCCAACGATCCCGCTCACCTCAGCGACCTGCCCAACCTGGGACGACACGACCTGGTGATTGTGGATACGCCCCCCGCCCTCAACTCAGCGGCCCTAGCGGCTGTGATCCCGGTGGCGAACTACGTGCTGCTGCCCACGCCCCCCGCCCCGATGGACTTAGCTGCCCTAATTACTACAGTCAGTGAAGCGGTAGCCCCTAGGGGGGTAGCCCATCGAGTATTGTTGACAAAAGTAGACTCCCGCAGTTTGGCCGAAGCCCTTGAGGCTCAAAACACGCTGCTGGAACTGAATATCCCAGCCTGCAATGCCTTTATTCGGACGTACAAGGCCCACGAACGCGCCGCCCTAGAAGGCATACCCGTGGTGCAGTGGCGGGGCAAAAATGCCCAAGAAGCCCGTTCTGACTACCACCGAGTGGCCGAAGAAATACAGCGAGACTGGAAGTAA
- a CDS encoding DUF2811 domain-containing protein produces MFSEEELRVIPNSTTQTRVSLLAEIPEELHEALQTYLASHANWSQHRVFCAALSLFLMQNGHCGREVNRIYLDSLFDQN; encoded by the coding sequence ATGTTTTCCGAGGAGGAACTCCGAGTGATCCCCAACTCCACGACTCAGACCCGCGTTAGCCTATTAGCCGAAATCCCCGAAGAACTCCATGAAGCCCTCCAGACTTACCTGGCTAGCCATGCCAACTGGAGCCAGCACCGGGTGTTCTGCGCCGCTCTATCCCTGTTTTTGATGCAAAACGGCCACTGTGGCCGCGAGGTAAATCGAATTTACCTTGACTCCCTATTTGATCAAAACTAG